In Massilia forsythiae, one DNA window encodes the following:
- a CDS encoding ATP-binding protein: MADTYRKGAGTITIEDLIGQLRNDFELAQSPDYVADWIKLDGISAQNADCVVNTIGGIVDLHRTQALNMTEEAISDGEIIALLGMSGAGKSVVARKIFEKRVQSGKQTVWIDARSLECNDLAAFEATLRLSYPFRELLSKALSAEPVLILDGLDRIYNDPAFRNFATLIRISRQVDQTTRWRILVPCQSSEWMRVSERLASLGISEQIKIVQLDPIVADDLAPVVDLIPALASLLAQPRVAKLLLNLKVLDLVARKIREGAPVSETQWVSEVSVAGWFWDVEVSRGSNPVSRGHFVRNLALRQADQLISAVSVDDFSPSDLEVLPSLQIDQICQNVANDRLAFSHDLYGDWVRLRTLRNHCDNLASFLESRGDSPLWQRALRLFGLDAIEKPGGVNNWIAILESLSESRHVAAKDAFLEGPLYSSNIQENLEALLPVLQENDGSLLNRLLTRFLAFAAGPEKIAEAMRSTTIEKNIDLSLIDRVPNHPAWPEVIKFLHSHQLSIFASRIRAISEIVVMWLESAPAGAQARREAAELGIELGRYGISAFKDRKSALAPEARRLLYRCMLLSAREFPDEVGALALEASGRMEECLLDDALQPWHDGPRTEVDEAFRSVVLDGRGIEGLFNARPALAREVILATLVRFPTRLPIIEFDRGRRDSPVLERMKWLPTIYVYGPFLMCLHLNFDEGLEIIIRLVDIATSYALADEQTLDAKDEDEDEDGAADQKLLTLVMEQGLKQFFGNRTAFLCSMGASNLPRVVTIALMALEQYLYMHIDAGNDISARLREILARSSSVAVLGVLSDVGKRQPALFFGALRPLLSSPTVFLWDIWKRAQGRTHLMMVGLNRPPKLVMNMAFAFNALPHRETDMLTFFSAMIKAQPAPTEYLARVRAQWMQMSNKDPFVSTIRNQLIGFLDSEWRIKGIERATQDALGEGAIRRSELSEYDDVITRAGLVTIALQCRKVIDSAEKLDHATLEDWWLRCKSLFEAGRQSISVGQDALGDEWDNAITGCIALLLRHSDWCTEDASRQSWLTNALLILWSDQPERTIDIDNSLLPFSWECFMAESVATLWIADIKDLQLRELVAQMVLTLRKSAMRETLFRVCAPFRSEIGDDFYRLRRLALDAAFLKVRCELFFQFPQHLGCDDAQLALLWSEIEGWLTIKIDAFISGELPAKLDPWREYEGTSDFAVIEEKRIEWGHPALDLDIVRSAHMWLPLPNQTANEAERVEVLQFWKEAASFIAKRAVARDDYYEMDDDTWVLENLGAVLLESESNDQPHLLWRPVFDLPSAWHSFPNTFMSALHRYALIANDVPTRYVDAIRSICLHVLGTTCEMQKWRVHETVWDTLLGLDSGCRGLWQAKHERLVRSLLDVFRLWIQKVPLNGERIASFAAWLVGPAATPLRLEALLWLDVLIQRDGLTQISDASDVHDRIAVLLNEAWSRQEQKIRGKKETFTAFRRTLDWLVAQQNARALSLSSRLGLV, encoded by the coding sequence ATGGCCGACACCTACCGGAAGGGTGCGGGAACAATAACCATTGAGGATCTGATTGGGCAACTACGAAATGACTTCGAACTTGCTCAAAGCCCAGACTACGTAGCTGACTGGATTAAGCTTGATGGTATATCTGCACAAAATGCTGACTGTGTTGTGAATACGATCGGCGGAATTGTTGATCTTCATCGCACTCAGGCGCTTAATATGACTGAAGAGGCAATCTCGGATGGGGAAATTATCGCGCTCTTAGGCATGTCCGGTGCTGGCAAATCTGTCGTTGCTCGCAAGATATTTGAAAAGCGAGTGCAAAGTGGGAAACAAACAGTTTGGATTGATGCTCGATCGCTGGAGTGTAATGATCTGGCGGCGTTTGAGGCGACGCTGAGACTAAGTTACCCGTTTAGGGAACTGCTTTCAAAGGCACTGTCGGCTGAGCCAGTCCTGATCTTGGATGGCTTAGATCGTATCTATAACGACCCAGCCTTTCGCAATTTCGCCACTTTAATAAGGATTTCGCGGCAAGTCGATCAGACTACCCGATGGCGAATTTTGGTTCCGTGCCAATCTTCTGAGTGGATGCGCGTATCGGAACGCCTTGCGTCTTTAGGCATTTCGGAGCAGATAAAGATAGTGCAATTAGATCCGATTGTGGCCGACGACTTGGCCCCGGTAGTCGATCTAATTCCCGCCCTTGCAAGCCTGCTCGCGCAACCGCGCGTGGCAAAGCTACTTCTCAATCTGAAAGTACTTGATCTCGTTGCACGAAAAATACGTGAAGGGGCGCCGGTCTCCGAGACTCAATGGGTTAGTGAGGTTAGCGTCGCAGGCTGGTTTTGGGACGTTGAAGTCAGCCGCGGGAGTAATCCTGTCTCCAGAGGACATTTTGTTCGCAATCTTGCGCTGCGTCAGGCGGATCAACTGATCTCCGCAGTATCCGTCGACGATTTCTCGCCTTCTGATCTTGAGGTATTGCCATCTTTGCAAATTGATCAGATTTGCCAAAATGTTGCGAATGACCGGCTTGCGTTCTCCCATGATCTCTATGGTGACTGGGTACGGCTGCGAACGTTGCGTAATCACTGCGACAACCTCGCCAGTTTCTTGGAAAGCCGAGGTGATTCACCGCTATGGCAGCGAGCGTTGCGCCTCTTCGGGCTTGATGCAATTGAAAAACCGGGAGGCGTTAACAATTGGATAGCCATTCTGGAGTCACTCAGCGAGAGCCGCCATGTGGCAGCGAAAGATGCATTTCTCGAAGGACCTTTATACTCAAGTAACATTCAGGAGAATCTTGAGGCGCTGTTACCAGTTTTGCAGGAGAATGATGGTTCTTTGCTCAATCGCTTACTTACACGCTTTCTTGCTTTCGCCGCAGGGCCAGAAAAAATTGCGGAGGCAATGCGCTCCACTACGATAGAAAAGAATATAGATCTTAGCTTAATTGACCGTGTGCCGAATCATCCGGCTTGGCCTGAAGTCATCAAATTCTTGCACAGCCATCAGCTGTCTATCTTCGCTTCGCGAATTCGAGCGATTTCCGAGATTGTCGTAATGTGGCTTGAAAGCGCGCCTGCGGGCGCTCAAGCCCGAAGAGAAGCTGCAGAGCTTGGAATAGAGCTGGGCAGGTACGGAATTTCCGCATTTAAAGACCGGAAGAGCGCGTTGGCGCCGGAAGCTCGACGTTTGTTATATCGGTGCATGTTATTGTCTGCACGCGAGTTCCCAGATGAGGTGGGAGCCCTCGCTTTAGAAGCGTCCGGACGTATGGAGGAGTGTCTGCTTGACGATGCGCTACAACCATGGCATGACGGCCCACGTACAGAGGTTGATGAGGCGTTTCGAAGTGTCGTTCTTGACGGAAGAGGCATTGAAGGACTTTTCAACGCAAGGCCGGCACTTGCACGTGAAGTAATACTTGCCACGCTAGTGCGGTTTCCCACGAGGTTGCCCATCATCGAATTTGACCGCGGACGGCGCGATAGCCCAGTTCTTGAGCGGATGAAATGGCTGCCCACGATTTATGTCTACGGGCCATTTTTAATGTGTCTTCATCTAAACTTTGACGAGGGCCTCGAAATAATCATTCGTCTCGTTGATATAGCAACAAGCTATGCTCTAGCGGACGAACAGACACTGGATGCTAAAGACGAAGACGAAGACGAAGATGGAGCGGCAGATCAGAAGCTTTTAACCTTGGTCATGGAACAAGGCCTCAAGCAGTTTTTTGGTAACAGGACCGCATTCCTCTGCAGTATGGGGGCGAGCAATTTGCCGAGGGTTGTGACTATTGCCTTAATGGCGCTTGAGCAATATCTTTATATGCACATCGATGCTGGAAACGATATTTCGGCAAGATTGCGAGAGATTCTTGCAAGAAGTTCGAGTGTAGCGGTACTCGGAGTTCTTTCGGACGTAGGAAAACGGCAGCCAGCACTGTTCTTTGGAGCGCTTCGCCCCTTATTATCCAGCCCAACTGTCTTCCTTTGGGACATTTGGAAAAGGGCACAGGGGCGGACCCATCTCATGATGGTAGGCCTGAACCGGCCACCAAAATTAGTTATGAATATGGCGTTTGCATTCAACGCTCTCCCGCATAGAGAGACTGATATGCTGACTTTCTTTTCTGCTATGATCAAAGCGCAACCGGCGCCGACTGAATACCTCGCTCGGGTAAGAGCGCAGTGGATGCAGATGAGCAACAAAGATCCGTTTGTCTCTACGATTCGAAATCAGCTTATCGGTTTTCTGGATTCAGAATGGCGTATCAAAGGTATCGAGCGCGCTACCCAAGATGCTCTTGGAGAAGGCGCCATCCGACGGAGTGAACTATCTGAATATGATGACGTGATAACGCGAGCAGGGCTTGTGACAATTGCCTTGCAATGCAGGAAAGTCATTGATTCGGCCGAAAAGCTTGACCATGCTACGCTCGAAGATTGGTGGCTACGCTGTAAGTCCCTTTTTGAAGCAGGAAGACAATCGATTTCGGTAGGTCAAGATGCACTTGGTGACGAATGGGACAATGCGATCACTGGTTGCATTGCACTATTGTTACGTCATTCTGATTGGTGTACCGAAGATGCGTCCAGGCAGAGCTGGCTCACGAACGCGTTATTAATTCTATGGAGCGACCAACCGGAGCGAACCATAGACATCGACAATAGTCTTTTGCCCTTTTCGTGGGAATGTTTTATGGCGGAGTCTGTCGCCACGTTATGGATTGCAGACATCAAGGATCTTCAACTGCGTGAGTTGGTCGCGCAGATGGTACTCACGTTACGTAAGTCCGCGATGCGCGAGACGTTATTCAGAGTATGTGCGCCGTTTCGCTCGGAAATAGGAGATGATTTCTATCGTCTCCGGAGGTTGGCGTTGGATGCCGCATTTTTAAAAGTGCGCTGCGAGCTGTTCTTTCAGTTTCCCCAACATCTTGGATGCGACGACGCACAACTAGCGCTTCTATGGTCAGAAATCGAAGGGTGGCTCACCATTAAGATTGATGCGTTCATATCGGGTGAACTACCTGCTAAACTCGACCCTTGGCGAGAATACGAAGGTACAAGTGACTTCGCTGTTATTGAGGAAAAGCGAATTGAATGGGGACATCCAGCACTTGACCTAGATATAGTTCGTTCCGCGCATATGTGGCTTCCTTTACCAAACCAAACGGCGAACGAGGCGGAGCGGGTGGAGGTTCTCCAATTCTGGAAGGAAGCGGCAAGCTTTATCGCAAAACGGGCTGTTGCACGCGACGATTATTATGAGATGGATGACGACACTTGGGTACTTGAAAATCTTGGTGCTGTCTTATTGGAGTCGGAAAGCAACGACCAGCCGCATTTGTTGTGGAGGCCAGTGTTTGATCTTCCAAGCGCTTGGCATAGTTTTCCAAACACGTTCATGTCGGCATTGCATCGATATGCACTAATAGCTAATGACGTGCCAACGCGCTATGTTGACGCTATCCGAAGCATTTGTCTGCATGTACTAGGGACGACTTGCGAGATGCAGAAATGGCGAGTGCATGAGACGGTTTGGGATACATTGTTGGGCCTGGATTCTGGCTGCCGAGGGTTGTGGCAAGCCAAACATGAGCGGCTAGTCCGAAGCCTTCTAGATGTTTTTCGACTTTGGATACAAAAAGTGCCGCTTAATGGAGAGCGAATTGCTTCTTTTGCGGCTTGGCTTGTCGGTCCCGCCGCAACTCCGCTGCGTTTGGAAGCTTTGCTGTGGTTAGATGTACTGATTCAGCGCGATGGACTTACTCAAATTTCCGACGCCTCTGATGTGCACGACCGGATCGCGGTGTTGCTTAATGAGGCATGGAGTCGGCAGGAGCAAAAAATCAGAGGCAAAAAGGAAACCTTTACTGCTTTTCGTCGAACTCTTGATTGGCTGGTGGCACAACAGAATGCTCGTGCCCTTTCGCTATCCAGCCGCCTCGGACTCGTTTGA
- a CDS encoding GNAT family N-acetyltransferase codes for MSNDSGTMEANCLAGMQPPALEAAECEVAISCYNTVPPCLEAELERLYHHIHSSLCHYAVARRAQDAQAYVARRGNRPLAIFLFQRDAHSVVVFNEMMQLAPEEIERFANYIFSRFPAITRISFSKIGKDIGALSLPAQQYGTSEDIVVSLPATPEAYFSRLGAKMRHNIRRQLKAIAADFPGFSFHTHENGAIAGHHVASLVHLKKAGMDEKRIQFGITPEESAWMIERAKTNGLLIVALFEGKVCGGSLSFRLGDHYFAHVNGYDARFAKYSLGMLCCYLATEEQIRRGAKEAHLSRGRNQYKFKLLGVQRDMANLDIYRSRMTYYRCAGRILGNALDDFIERQKLMLLENEHRSGFMPSLVGRVVKTVRSIKRSSFRPTS; via the coding sequence ATGTCGAACGACTCCGGCACCATGGAAGCGAACTGCCTTGCAGGAATGCAGCCACCTGCTCTGGAGGCTGCGGAATGCGAGGTAGCCATCTCGTGCTACAACACCGTGCCGCCATGCCTCGAAGCGGAGCTCGAGCGCCTGTATCACCATATCCATTCCTCGCTATGCCACTATGCGGTCGCACGCAGAGCGCAGGATGCCCAAGCGTATGTGGCGCGCCGGGGCAATCGTCCGCTGGCGATTTTTTTGTTCCAGCGCGATGCGCACAGCGTCGTGGTCTTCAATGAAATGATGCAGCTCGCACCGGAAGAAATCGAACGGTTCGCCAACTACATTTTCAGCCGCTTCCCGGCTATCACGCGGATATCCTTTTCCAAGATCGGCAAGGACATCGGTGCGCTTTCACTGCCGGCGCAGCAATACGGGACATCGGAAGATATCGTGGTGAGTCTGCCCGCCACCCCTGAAGCGTATTTTTCCCGCCTGGGCGCCAAGATGCGCCACAACATCCGGCGCCAGCTGAAAGCGATTGCCGCCGATTTTCCCGGGTTTTCCTTCCACACCCATGAGAACGGCGCGATCGCCGGGCACCATGTGGCAAGCCTCGTCCATCTGAAAAAGGCCGGCATGGATGAAAAACGCATCCAGTTCGGCATCACGCCGGAAGAAAGTGCATGGATGATCGAACGGGCAAAGACCAACGGCTTGCTGATCGTTGCCCTGTTCGAGGGCAAGGTATGCGGCGGCAGCTTGAGCTTTCGCCTCGGCGATCATTACTTCGCGCACGTGAATGGCTACGATGCGCGCTTCGCGAAATACAGCCTCGGCATGCTGTGCTGCTATCTCGCCACGGAGGAACAGATCCGGCGCGGCGCGAAAGAAGCGCATCTGAGCCGGGGACGCAACCAGTACAAATTCAAGCTGCTGGGCGTCCAGCGCGACATGGCCAACCTGGACATTTACAGGTCGCGGATGACGTATTACCGGTGTGCCGGCCGCATCCTCGGGAATGCGCTGGATGATTTCATCGAAAGGCAAAAGCTGATGCTTCTGGAGAATGAGCATCGCAGCGGCTTCATGCCGTCACTCGTGGGTCGGGTCGTCAAAACCGTGAGGAGCATAAAACGGTCTAGCTTTCGTCCCACGAGTTGA
- a CDS encoding AbrB/MazE/SpoVT family DNA-binding domain-containing protein gives MKLRKIGNSLGTTFTRDALATAGFTENVELDIVATPGEIRLHPPAGAAIRIEFTAQEAESLFRGNIDADFLAAARIKLREMEVRMQHDVRRKDIQRLANSHQNVVQAQVNLGRQLQGNKYEFTPELKSRFETLVVQEQEARAALNTALKGWTEPVYVQPIW, from the coding sequence ATGAAGTTACGCAAGATCGGCAATTCCCTCGGTACCACTTTTACCCGCGATGCCCTGGCTACCGCGGGTTTTACGGAAAACGTGGAACTGGATATCGTGGCCACGCCCGGCGAGATCCGGCTACACCCGCCTGCCGGGGCGGCCATCCGCATCGAATTCACGGCGCAGGAAGCGGAGAGTCTATTTCGCGGAAATATCGACGCGGATTTCCTGGCGGCGGCGCGTATCAAGCTGCGCGAAATGGAGGTACGCATGCAGCACGATGTGCGGCGCAAGGACATCCAGCGCCTGGCCAACAGTCACCAGAACGTGGTGCAGGCGCAGGTCAACCTGGGACGTCAGCTGCAGGGCAACAAATACGAATTCACGCCCGAGCTGAAAAGCCGTTTCGAAACCCTGGTCGTGCAGGAACAGGAAGCGCGCGCGGCGCTGAATACGGCGCTCAAGGGCTGGACCGAGCCGGTCTACGTGCAGCCGATCTGGTGA
- a CDS encoding peptidase: protein MTYCVGIRLHAGMVFLADTRTNAGVDQVSTIRKLSVFENPGERMMVLMTAGNLSISQSVRQLIANPPSTDVVNIWNAPNMYEAARVVGEAVRTVHRQDAAKLAESGIDFNISLIFGGQIKGERCRLFYVYSAGNFIESHDENPYFQIGEAKYGKPIIDRVVAPQTSLDDAAKCALISMDSTLRSNISVGLPLDMLVYEEGTLAVTRFVTIDEQNQYFQQLRNSWGQQLKHVFEEIDAPVWDAAPDATENVLSSANMHSKPVRVALPFGMQSAPSPAPLQALAEQPQPLLPPGPQH, encoded by the coding sequence ATGACTTACTGCGTAGGCATCCGTTTGCACGCCGGCATGGTGTTCCTGGCCGATACCCGCACCAATGCCGGCGTCGACCAGGTCAGCACCATCCGCAAGCTGAGCGTCTTCGAAAACCCCGGCGAGCGCATGATGGTCCTCATGACGGCCGGCAACCTCTCGATTTCGCAGTCGGTGCGCCAGCTGATCGCCAATCCGCCCAGTACCGACGTGGTCAATATCTGGAACGCGCCCAACATGTACGAGGCGGCGCGCGTGGTCGGCGAAGCGGTGCGCACCGTGCACCGGCAAGACGCCGCCAAGCTGGCCGAATCCGGCATCGACTTCAACATCAGCCTGATCTTCGGCGGCCAGATCAAGGGCGAGCGCTGTCGCCTGTTCTATGTGTACTCGGCGGGAAACTTCATCGAGTCGCACGACGAAAACCCGTATTTCCAGATCGGCGAAGCGAAATATGGCAAGCCGATCATCGACCGCGTGGTCGCGCCGCAGACCTCGCTCGACGACGCCGCCAAGTGCGCGCTGATCTCGATGGATTCCACGCTGCGCTCCAACATCTCGGTCGGCTTGCCGCTCGACATGCTGGTGTACGAAGAAGGGACATTGGCGGTCACGCGCTTCGTCACCATCGACGAACAGAACCAGTATTTCCAGCAGCTGCGTAACAGCTGGGGCCAGCAACTGAAACACGTGTTCGAGGAAATCGACGCGCCGGTCTGGGATGCGGCGCCGGATGCCACGGAAAACGTGCTGTCGTCGGCCAACATGCACAGCAAGCCGGTGCGGGTCGCCCTGCCGTTCGGGATGCAGAGCGCGCCGTCGCCGGCGCCGCTGCAAGCGCTGGCCGAGCAGCCGCAGCCATTGCTGCCGCCGGGACCGCAGCATTGA
- a CDS encoding transglutaminase family protein, which translates to MHLSIRHETLYSYSQSQAYSIEQLHLTPRAEDQQRVLSWKIGTPGHCVAYSDAYGNLSHMLTLNEPHDTVRILVEGLIATTPLDGGRLHSQERLSPLIFTVPTKLTEPAPLLADIAAHCLPPEGSRAGTADLLRLAAHIYGAVSYRTGATDVFSTAEQALALGAGVCQDHAHIFLACCHAHGIPARYVSGYIDPESTGHAASHAWVDAWVHDDDYQGWISIDVTHNRLMSDAYCRLAIGRDYESAAPVRGVRRGGGDEVMRVEAQIVPVYNGFNIHDQ; encoded by the coding sequence ATGCACCTCTCGATCCGGCACGAAACCCTGTATTCCTACTCGCAATCGCAGGCCTACAGCATCGAACAACTGCATTTGACGCCGCGCGCGGAAGACCAGCAGCGCGTGCTGTCCTGGAAGATCGGCACGCCCGGCCATTGCGTGGCCTACAGCGATGCCTACGGCAACCTGTCGCACATGCTGACCCTGAACGAACCGCACGACACCGTGCGCATCCTGGTCGAGGGCTTGATCGCCACCACGCCGCTGGACGGGGGCCGCCTGCACAGCCAGGAACGGCTGTCGCCGCTGATTTTTACGGTACCGACCAAATTGACCGAACCGGCGCCGCTGCTGGCCGATATCGCCGCGCACTGCCTGCCGCCCGAAGGCAGCCGTGCCGGCACGGCCGACCTGCTGCGGCTGGCGGCGCACATTTACGGTGCAGTGTCGTACCGCACTGGTGCGACCGATGTCTTCAGCACCGCCGAGCAGGCGCTGGCGCTCGGCGCCGGCGTGTGCCAGGACCATGCGCACATCTTCCTGGCCTGTTGCCATGCCCACGGCATTCCGGCGCGCTACGTGTCCGGCTACATCGACCCGGAATCGACCGGCCACGCGGCCAGCCACGCCTGGGTCGACGCCTGGGTGCACGACGACGATTACCAGGGCTGGATCAGCATCGACGTCACCCATAACCGCCTGATGAGCGATGCCTATTGCCGCCTGGCGATCGGGCGCGATTACGAATCGGCGGCGCCGGTGCGCGGCGTGCGCCGCGGCGGCGGCGACGAAGTCATGCGTGTCGAAGCGCAGATTGTGCCCGTGTACAATGGTTTTAATATTCACGACCAATAA
- a CDS encoding alpha-E domain-containing protein, which yields MLSRTADHLYWMARYTERAENTARMLDVAVQTAMLPQSARDTELAWRAMLGMAELQGAFDARYDALNADNVLAFMVDDPGNPSSITACLTAARENARAVRGVLTTEVWETINTTWIKLHERSARDSDPGEFFDWVKYRCHLARGVMLGTMLADEAMVFIRLGTFLERADSTARILDVKYHGAGKRDDTAAADGMLTQREFYYWAALLRSVAGFEIYRKVYRDSITPARVAELLILRADMPRSLLACMQQVVSNLKTVRNDVSAETERLAGKMHAELQFARIDDILQAGLDATLSRFMENIYELGNRISRDFLVPLGA from the coding sequence ATGCTCAGCAGAACCGCAGACCATTTGTACTGGATGGCGCGATATACCGAACGCGCCGAAAATACCGCGCGCATGCTCGACGTGGCGGTGCAGACCGCGATGCTGCCGCAATCGGCGCGCGATACCGAACTGGCCTGGCGCGCCATGCTCGGCATGGCCGAGCTGCAGGGCGCCTTCGACGCCCGCTACGATGCGCTGAACGCCGACAACGTGCTGGCCTTCATGGTCGACGATCCGGGCAACCCCTCGTCGATCACGGCGTGCCTGACCGCGGCGCGCGAAAATGCGCGCGCCGTGCGTGGGGTACTCACCACCGAAGTCTGGGAAACCATCAACACCACCTGGATCAAGCTGCACGAGCGCAGCGCGCGCGACAGCGACCCCGGCGAATTCTTCGACTGGGTCAAGTACCGCTGCCACCTGGCGCGCGGCGTCATGCTGGGCACCATGCTGGCGGACGAAGCGATGGTGTTCATCCGCCTCGGCACCTTCCTGGAACGCGCCGACAGCACGGCGCGCATCCTCGACGTGAAGTACCACGGCGCCGGCAAGCGCGACGACACGGCGGCGGCGGACGGCATGCTGACCCAGCGCGAATTCTATTACTGGGCCGCGCTGCTGCGCTCGGTGGCCGGCTTCGAAATCTACCGCAAGGTCTACCGCGATTCGATCACCCCGGCGCGCGTGGCCGAACTCCTCATCTTGCGCGCCGACATGCCGCGCTCGCTGCTGGCCTGCATGCAGCAAGTGGTATCGAACCTGAAAACCGTGCGCAACGACGTCTCGGCCGAAACCGAACGCCTGGCCGGCAAGATGCACGCGGAGCTGCAATTCGCGCGCATCGACGACATCCTGCAAGCCGGCCTGGACGCGACCTTGAGCCGCTTCATGGAAAACATCTACGAACTGGGCAATCGCATCAGCCGCGATTTCCTCGTTCCCCTGGGAGCCTGA
- a CDS encoding circularly permuted type 2 ATP-grasp protein — translation MSTYFNEMTGDTGTVRDHYRSFDDWLQRQSPQRIERKRAEADLTFRRVGITFAVYGDGAGTERLIPFDTIPRIIPAHEWAALHAGLVQRVQALNMFVHDIYHDQNIIHAGIIPARQIYQNAQYRPEMQGIKVASDIYAHIAGVDLVRAGAGEFYVLEDNLRVPSGVSYMLENRKMMMRLFPELFAHHRIAPVEHYPDMLLDNLRSVAPAGVNDPTVVVMTPGMHNSAYFEHAFLAQQMGVELVEGKDLFVNANHVYMRTIRGPQRVDVIYRRLDDDFLDPLAFRTDSTLGVPGLLSVYRAGRVTLANAIGTGVADDKSIYPYVPDMIRFYLSQEPLLNNVPTWQCRKPEDLSYTLAHLDQLVVKEVHGAGDYGMLIGPASTRQQIDDFRQRLIARPDGYIAQPTLALSSCPTYVEQGIAPRHIDLRPFVLSGKTIAMVPGGLTRVALREGSLVVNSSQGGGTKDTWILEE, via the coding sequence ATGAGCACCTATTTCAACGAAATGACCGGAGATACCGGAACGGTACGCGATCATTACCGCAGCTTCGACGACTGGCTGCAGCGCCAATCGCCCCAACGCATCGAACGCAAGCGCGCCGAAGCGGATTTGACCTTCCGCCGCGTCGGCATCACCTTCGCCGTGTACGGCGACGGCGCCGGCACCGAACGCCTGATCCCGTTCGACACCATCCCGCGCATCATTCCCGCGCACGAATGGGCTGCGCTGCACGCCGGGCTGGTACAGCGGGTGCAGGCCTTGAACATGTTCGTGCACGACATTTATCACGACCAGAACATCATTCATGCCGGCATCATCCCGGCGCGCCAGATCTATCAAAATGCCCAGTACCGCCCCGAAATGCAGGGGATCAAGGTGGCTTCGGACATTTATGCGCACATCGCCGGGGTCGACCTGGTGCGCGCCGGGGCCGGTGAATTCTATGTGCTGGAAGATAATTTGCGGGTGCCGTCCGGTGTCTCCTACATGCTGGAAAACCGCAAGATGATGATGCGCCTGTTCCCGGAACTGTTCGCGCACCACCGCATCGCCCCGGTCGAGCATTACCCGGACATGCTGCTCGACAATTTGCGCTCGGTGGCGCCGGCCGGCGTCAACGACCCGACCGTGGTCGTGATGACGCCCGGCATGCACAACTCCGCCTACTTCGAACATGCCTTCCTGGCCCAGCAAATGGGCGTGGAACTTGTCGAAGGAAAGGACTTGTTCGTGAACGCGAACCATGTCTACATGCGCACCATCCGCGGGCCGCAGCGGGTCGACGTGATCTACCGCCGCCTGGACGACGACTTCCTCGATCCGCTGGCGTTCCGCACCGATTCCACGCTCGGCGTGCCCGGCCTGTTGTCCGTGTACCGCGCCGGCCGGGTGACGCTGGCGAATGCGATCGGCACCGGCGTGGCCGACGACAAGTCGATCTACCCCTACGTGCCCGACATGATCCGCTTTTATTTGTCACAGGAACCGCTGTTGAACAACGTGCCGACCTGGCAATGCCGCAAGCCGGAAGATCTATCCTACACGCTGGCGCACCTGGACCAGCTGGTGGTCAAGGAGGTGCACGGCGCCGGCGACTACGGCATGCTGATCGGCCCGGCCTCCACGCGCCAGCAGATCGACGACTTCAGGCAACGCCTGATCGCCCGCCCGGACGGCTACATCGCCCAGCCGACGCTGGCGCTGTCGTCCTGCCCGACCTACGTGGAGCAGGGCATCGCGCCGCGCCACATCGACCTGCGCCCGTTCGTGCTGTCGGGTAAAACCATCGCCATGGTGCCGGGCGGCCTGACGCGCGTGGCGCTGCGCGAAGGCTCGCTGGTGGTGAACTCGTCGCAGGGCGGCGGCACCAAGGACACCTGGATCCTGGAGGAATGA